CCTAAAATTATCTAACAAAATTAACTAATGACATTTCATTAGCTTTATTTATCGTCGTATAAAGTGATGTATATGTTAATTCTAATGCTTTTGCTTCCATTGCAACTTTTGCAAGATTTGCTCCAGCAGTTTCTTCGTACAACACATTATAATGTGTTAATTTCGATGAAACTTTTTCTAATGAAACTTCAAAAATTCTATTTCTAACACCTAAATTAGTATGAGCTGCATTTATAGTGTCATATGCTGCATTTACATTTTCTAAAGTTTCTCTTAATTTATCCATAGCTTCAGCTTCAGTTACAGGAGTACCAGTTGAATCAACTTGTCTTAAAGCATTAATACCTGTATCTAAAATATCGAAAATATTCTCTTTAGCTTCTAAAACTTGCCCAGGAATTGCTACAGGATTAGTTGTTTCATATGTTTTTGGTGTAGTTGAAGGCAAGATTTCAGTAACTGGCATAGTTTCAGTAGTAGCACCCATTTCAGTATGCTTAACTATTTCAGGAACAGCTGGATTTAAAACCCACTCATTACCAGATTCATCTATTATTCTTTGATTTTCACTAAAATTTAATTTTTCTCCAACTGCTGCTTCATCTACAGTGTTCATCATCAAATCAAAGCCAGATACACCTCTTTCTCTATAAGAGCCTTCTTCCACAGCAACTTTTTTTAAATATCCATTACCCTCATAAGTAATCTTTCCAGTTACAGGATCTTCAACAAAAGGAGCTTGACCACCATTTGTTCCACTAAATAAATACTCACCATTTGCTTGTTCATTTGAAAATAAAAGAATACTTTTTTTCATACCCTCAAGATTAATAGCAATACTTTTCTTTGATTCAGCATCCATAGTACCATCAAGTGCTCTTAAAATTTCAGATTTAATTGTTGACATCAAATCTTTAATATCAGCAACTGAAGAGTCAGCTGAATTATTTTGAGCATCAATTATTTCAATTTGTTTTTTTATTCCCTCATAAACTGAAACTTTATCCTCAATATAAATCTCTTTTGTAAAAACTAAAGAATCATCACTTCCATCGTCTATTTTCTTTTTAGTACTTTGTTGATAATTTATTCTTTCATACTTTTCATTTAATATATCTAATCTGTACATAGATTCACTTAAACTATTAATCATTGTAGCACCTCCTTAAGCATATTAACAATATCTTCAAAGGTATATTGTTCTTTAGTGCCTTGAGTAAGAAATTCTCTTATCTTCTCTTTTTTAGCTAATGCATTATCAAGTTCTGGATCCATTCCAGCTTTATATGCACCTACTCTAACAAGTACCTCATTCTCTTTTATAAGAGATAATACCCTTTTTAACTTTAAAAAGTAATTATAGTGATTATCATCAACAACCTTATCCATTACCCTTGAAGCTGATTTTAAAAGA
The window above is part of the Malaciobacter marinus genome. Proteins encoded here:
- a CDS encoding flagellar hook-associated protein 3 translates to MINSLSESMYRLDILNEKYERINYQQSTKKKIDDGSDDSLVFTKEIYIEDKVSVYEGIKKQIEIIDAQNNSADSSVADIKDLMSTIKSEILRALDGTMDAESKKSIAINLEGMKKSILLFSNEQANGEYLFSGTNGGQAPFVEDPVTGKITYEGNGYLKKVAVEEGSYRERGVSGFDLMMNTVDEAAVGEKLNFSENQRIIDESGNEWVLNPAVPEIVKHTEMGATTETMPVTEILPSTTPKTYETTNPVAIPGQVLEAKENIFDILDTGINALRQVDSTGTPVTEAEAMDKLRETLENVNAAYDTINAAHTNLGVRNRIFEVSLEKVSSKLTHYNVLYEETAGANLAKVAMEAKALELTYTSLYTTINKANEMSLVNFVR